The following is a genomic window from Coriobacteriaceae bacterium.
CTCCACGTAGGCACGCCGCATGAGATCGATGTTCGAGAATAGCTCGTGCGTGCGGCCGCGGTCGAGGATGCGACCGTCGGCCATTACCACAATGCGCTCGGCAAAATCCGAGACGACTTCCATATCGTGGCAGACCATGATAACGGCGCAACCGCGCTCGGCCATGGTGCGCACTGTTTCCATGACGGTCATGCACTCGCGGTAATCAAGGCCGCTCGTGGGCTCGTCGAGCACGACGATCTTGGGCTCAACCACTACGACGGAGGCAAGCGCCACCATTTGTCGCTGACCGCGCGAGAGCGAGAAGGGCGCCTCGTCGGCCGGCAAGCCAAAGCGGTCGATGATGAGCTGGGCGCGACGCAGCGCCTCGGCACGGTCGATGCCGGTAAGCTCCAGGCCAAAGGCGACCTCGTCGAGCACGGTGTCCTTGCAGATCTGGCGGTCGGGGTTTTGGAAAAGGGTCGCGACCTCGCGAGCGATGCGGCTCGTGGGAACGGCTGCGGTATCCAGTCCCGTGACGCGCACGCTGCCCGAGGCGGGCTTAAGCAAGCCTGTGAGCAGTTTGGTGAGCGTGGTCTTGCCGGCGCCGTTTTGGCCGACGATGCCCACGAGCTCGCCAGGATAGAGCGTCAGGCTAAGGTCGTGTACGGCGGCTCCGCCATTGGGATAGGCAAACTCAACATGGTCGAAGGTGAGTACGGGTTCGGCGTCCTTGGCATGAGGGCGCAACGACGGTGCATGCGGGGAACCGGCGGGCGTCTGGGCTTCGATGGCCACGTGTGCGGGGTCGACTATGCCCGAAATCAGGCGCTCGGCCTCATCGACATCCAAGCAGGGGGTACCGCTTACCAGGCCATCGGCCTCGAGGCTATTGAAGATGCGCGTGACGCGAGGGCAGTCGACGCCGATGGCACGGAGCTCGTCGGTATGCGCGAAGACCTCGTGTGGCTCGCCCTGCAGCGCAATTTCGCCATGGTTGAGCACGAGCACGCGGTTGCAGTACTCCGAGAGCAGGGCGACCTTTTGCTCAACGACGACGATGGTGATTCCAAGTGTGCGGTTTGCCTCACGCAGCGTCTCGAAGACCAACGTGGAGCTGGCGGGGTCGAGTGCCGCGGTGGGCTCGTCGAGAACCAAGACGCGCGGACGCATGGCGAGGATGGCGGCGATGGCTACCTTTTGCTTCTGTCCGCCCGAGAGGGTGGCGATCTCGCGGTCGCGCAGGTCGCTGATGCCGACGGTCTCGAGCGTTTCGCTCACGCGCTGCTCGATCTGGTCGTGGGGAACGCCAAAGTTCTCGAGGCCAAAGAGCATCTCGTCCTCGACGACCGAAGCGACCATCTGCGTGTCGATATCCTGCAGCACGCTGCCGACGATTTGCGACACGTCGGTCAGCGAGACCTCGCAGGTGTCGTGGCCGTCAACCATGACGGACCCAAAGAACGTGCCGGTGTAGTGGTGGGGCACGGCACCCGACAGGCAGGCAGCAAGCGTGGACTTGCCGGCGCCCGAGGGCCCGATGATGCCGATGAAATCTCCCTTGCTCACGTCGAGCGAGATGTGCTTAAGCGCCTGCTCGGTCTGCGTGCCATAGGAGAACGAGACATCGTCGACGTTGATGATCGTTTTCATGGATACCTTTCATAGTCATTGGACGTTCTTACATGACCAGTCGTTTAAGAACGTCCCCAAAAGCTAGTCGTTTGGGACAGTCTTTGGTGGTGAAGCACGGAGACGGCTTTACGAGGGGCCCCAGGTTGGCGCGAGAAAGAGGAGCGAAGCGTACTTGGGTACGCGAGCGACGAATGAACGCCAAGATGGGGTGGCTCGTAAAGTCGAACGGGCTAGTTGAGCTTCAGGGCCTTCTGGATGGGCAAGTAGAGGGCGCCGACCAGAATGGCGTTAAAGACGGCAGTCATGGCGACGACGGGCAACATGGCGGCGGCGAGCTCGCCGACCACGCCGAGCATGGCCATCTTGATGACCATGAAGATGACGCCGGAGACAAAGGTGGTCAGGAAGGTTGCGACAATGGCGATTGCGGGCTTGACCTGACCGTCCTTGCCGGCGGCGTTGACGATGCCGGCCATGAGCATGGCGGCGATGCCCTCGGCGGCAAAATCGACGAACGGCGAAGTGGTGGTGATCTGGATCACGGCAGCCGAGATGAGGCCAATGACGAGCGCCTGGCCGATGTTGGGGCGAACGACCAGGATGGTGAGGCAGAAGGCCGAGATGATGAACTCGGGGCTGATCATGCCGCCCGAGATGCCTGAGATGGCCTTGCCGACGGTGAAGTTGAGGATGAAGCCGGCGGCGAGCAGGATGGCGAGCAGGACGAGAGCGCGGACGTCGAGTTTGCCGCGGTCGGCGGTCTGGACGGTGCGGGGCTGGGTGGCGGTGGTGTTCTGAGACATGGTGAAAATCCTTTCTGAAGGGAAGCGCAGGGGAAAAGCGGAGGCGCGTGATGCGAATGCGATCGGGCTCGAGATAGAAAAAGGCCCCCGGTCGAAACCGGAGGCCTTCCAATCACCTAGAGCGCAAAAACAGGCGTGAGGGACTCACTGTCGACCGATCGTATTCGCATCACGCCACCACCAGTTGTTGAGAGACTTCATCGTGTTCTTCATCTTGGTGGCTCCTTTCGTGATGCCGTGGCGCGGTCGCACCTTG
Proteins encoded in this region:
- a CDS encoding energy-coupling factor transporter ATPase, translating into MKTIINVDDVSFSYGTQTEQALKHISLDVSKGDFIGIIGPSGAGKSTLAACLSGAVPHHYTGTFFGSVMVDGHDTCEVSLTDVSQIVGSVLQDIDTQMVASVVEDEMLFGLENFGVPHDQIEQRVSETLETVGISDLRDREIATLSGGQKQKVAIAAILAMRPRVLVLDEPTAALDPASSTLVFETLREANRTLGITIVVVEQKVALLSEYCNRVLVLNHGEIALQGEPHEVFAHTDELRAIGVDCPRVTRIFNSLEADGLVSGTPCLDVDEAERLISGIVDPAHVAIEAQTPAGSPHAPSLRPHAKDAEPVLTFDHVEFAYPNGGAAVHDLSLTLYPGELVGIVGQNGAGKTTLTKLLTGLLKPASGSVRVTGLDTAAVPTSRIAREVATLFQNPDRQICKDTVLDEVAFGLELTGIDRAEALRRAQLIIDRFGLPADEAPFSLSRGQRQMVALASVVVVEPKIVVLDEPTSGLDYRECMTVMETVRTMAERGCAVIMVCHDMEVVSDFAERIVVMADGRILDRGRTHELFSNIDLMRRAYVEPPQVIELSRRLASSVSPAFAQVSEVTDVVRITKEMVHRG